TTCTCGGTTTCTACtgatttctttgtttcttttttcctttctctgTTTTTCTATGGTTTTGtttgttgttattattattatttttgtccATTTTCACTGATTTTTTACACACGTCTACCTTTTTCAATACACAATATAAACTTTCAGTGTACACGTGAAACATTGCTTTGATACACattgaacaattttcaaatacatgatgtgCAATTTTATTTTTATACATGTTTTGAGCCCTTTTTGAATACAgggtcaacattttttcaaatacatgttgaaaTGTTTAATTGTAATAACCTTTTTTCTAGAACTATGCAAACATATTttgacattgtataaacattttcttAAATGCCACACACATTTTTTTAAACACGTGAACATTTCTTTAAATGTCGTGCACCACTTTTAAATCGTAAGAAACCTTTTTTATACTACACAAACatatttttacattgtataaacattctCTAAAATGTTCACATCCACTGGTTTTAAATTTTGGCACATTTTTTCATGCCAGGAACATTTCTTATATAACACTATGAACTTTTTTTATCGCGTTGACATTTTTATTGTGTGTTAACAATTTTTTCAGATTTATgggttttaaaattttaaaaaataatatataaaCATTAGCATTATGTCAGTGCGACGGGGCGAGCCCATTTTGTGCttgcgcgtgccggcgagggtgaAGCGCTGCCGCTGTGTTGGGCGGGGGCCCACTACGGCTCCTCTTGACAGGAGGTTGCCCTACATCGCTCTATAAGCGAGACATGGCGGTAGGCAACATGCACAATATAAATTATAACTTGTACTTCCATTTTTACACCTAATTCCCTAGAACTGAAACACAAGCTACTTGTTCAGTGTCATGATCCTGCTCATTGTCCAAGGAAGCGCCATGACAATGCTCACCCAGCGGAACACTACCATCTCGGCCAACAAGAAGGAGCATATCTTCCCTACCTACTCTGATAACCAGTTGGGCAATCGTGATGCTGGTCTTCCAGTTTTTTCTTGTGAAACTATACCCCATCCCTTCGGCATCTCTTGGTCAACTTCCGTTAAGGAAAACACCATATCGACCATAGTTGAGATAATGGTTGTGAAAGAGAATATGTCCATATATAGTACATGTGACAAAAGTGTTGCAGCGCCATCACGACATCATATCACCGTTCTAGTTCTTGTTCTTGTTTTAAACTTTTGGTACTATGACAGAAGTTAATACTTAGCCTTGCACTGCACAAGCAGGGGTGGAGCCAGAAATATTGGCCATTGGATTCGCTCATTGACTCGTCATAAGAACTTGGTACTATTTATGTTTCAGGCGTTAATTGCAAATGCATCACTCTCAGTTCGTCCCTCATTGTAATCTTGAAAAGGTAGCAGCACAAACAGAAGGCCTTATGCACTTTGTCACTATACTCGAACCAATGATCATATTCATCAAACCAATATGGATTAAATCTCTTTTGAGTATCTCCAATCTCTCTCTGCGGATAATCAAAATAAAGTGGTGGCCTATAAAGTTCCTTTGCTAAACATCTCTGTCTTGTCTCATCTTGCTTCTTAGGATTTCTTGTGCACTCCAAAATTGTCTTCCGATCAACGGGATCATAAGGCAACCCATCTAAATTAATTTATATGTGAATCAAAGTCTTTCGGAGACTAGCTGCAGAGACATTTGATAGACTTGCCTACACCTAACGGAAAACCTTGATGTGATTGTAGCATTATCTGGATCTATTTCTTTTTGATAAATACCGTTCCATAGCCTAGATCAATCAAAGTCCATGCAAAAAAAAACTGTGTGAAAACTAGGGCATTTTTTTTTTACAATCGTGTTAGGGTATTATGCATTCACGAGAGGTAGGAGACATGGCGGGTAACCTAATTACCTCAAATTTTGATGTCTTGTCGATGTCGAATTGTCCATCTACAGTGGTCTGCTCGCCGCTCGATCCGGTGGCCGAGCTATGCCGAGCTACCCCTCAAGATGCGAGTTGAGAAAATGAACAGAGGAGAGTCCCAGGCATGTGGCAGCCGTGCGTATACAAACAACATGGTACGTGACTAATCAACAGGGCCTGCTTATCAAGTCAAGGTGTTTTAGGCCTGGGCATGCGTACGTGTGACTAAATAAATGATTAATCAAGACATTTGCTTGTGGGCTTTTGGGCCTTTCGCTTAGCTATCCACGACACATTAGATGGGGTCAGCCTGGACTTCATATTGGGTTCAGCCAAGCAAACACGCATGCCTACACGCACATAGCAGAGAAAATCCGTTGGGTTCGAGTGAACCCAACGATTGTATGCTGGCTCCGCCCCAGCACAAGTTTATAGGTGTCTTCGTATATAAGTTTTCGTCTTAAACTCTTAATTTTGTACTTGCATTCAGATTCTTGGCATGTTTCTTTGTGTTTTCTTCCTAACATGCTTTTAAGGGGAAACTACGTCTTGGTGTAGCATTTCTAAACCTGGCCAAGATGTGGACATCTTGCTCCACTAAAACTAAAGTGGCAACTGGTAATAAATGGTAGCCATATATTGTAGATGGTGAAGATAATGGTTTTAAAAGAGAGTAGGGCCATATATAGTATGTAACAATAATAATACAGGTGACCAAAGTGCAGCAGCGCCACCACGAGAGCATATTGCCCTTCTAATTATAGTTTGtaaatttcagtttcaaaaaattctgaaaaaaagtaCACATGTATGCAAGGATGTAAAGTGTATGTGTGAACATTTTCACAATGAAATACCTTGCGAGCTGCACAAAAAAACAAAATCATGGACTTTAAAGATGAACAGTACATATGCTAAAAAGCCCTAGATTTGTCTTTTTTTTGTGTCGCTCACATTTTAATGTATTTCGACCTGAAACTTTGTACACAAGTACATTATGTATCGAGGTACATGTgtatttattttcaaaaaaaattgaaacagaaaagtttgaattttgaagttttcaaataaaGGCCTCCATGAAGCTCGGTCTCCGTTTGGCATTTTTGAACCTTGTGTCGCTTCCTATCACCTTCTTCTTCGGCTGGGATTGATGGGTAGGCAAGCACGTCCGTACTTTCCATAAGTGAAGCTACTAGGGTTACACAAGCTAGTACTAAACATATTTTAATTAGCACTGCACAAGTAGTTTGCGTCTTATTAATTATGAGCTTGCATTCCTGGCATGTTCTAACAGGGGAAACTGCATCCCGGTGTAGCATTTCCAAACCTGTCAAAATGTTGACATCTTGTTCCACTAAAAGATCAATATACCCATCGTGGCCACGTTTGGTGGCCTCCTGAGGTCAAAGCTTAATCACAAAGCTATCTTTTTTGTTTCCATCATTAATTGTACCTTGCACTTCCATTTTTACACCTTATTATAGCCTGTAGCTTTTTTTTTGATGGGAAGgccttcatggctagctttatttatCAATGACCGCTACATATTCCAGAAGAAAGTTTACATCGTCCAGAAGAAAGTTTACACCTTATTATAGCCTGTAGCTAACCACATAGTGTCACGACAAATGATCCCCATATcaccaactctctctctctctctctctctctctctctctctctctcataagcCTGCACCGTCGTCACGTACTAGAAAGAGAAATCAATGCAAGAACCTCTAGGCTGATCCACACACTTTGTCCTATCTCAAAAATATGAGAAAGCCTATACTGTACTAATTCCATAAGGGCATTTCTAATTGATCCCATAGAAAATAGATGAGTAAATCTTAGTGGAGTATATTTACTACACTAAGTTTTGACCGGAACTAGCCGATCCCCTATATATAATGGAGTAAACTTAAATTTGTCTCATACATTACGTTGAACACTTGCTATGCACCTCGGCGGTGAGTGGCAACCATGGTGACTACACTGGcgacgagcagcagcagcagaagcacacAGTTGGGAGGAGCAGCGACAGCAGGAGCACACATCGGTGGCGGCAAGCAGCAACAGTAGCAGCACATCCTTTTCTAAAAAACAGTAGCAGCACGTAGTGGGGAGGAGCAGCGGCGAGCAGCACGCACCAGCGACGAGATGTAGTAGCAGCACATGGCGGTGAGGAGCAGCGACGAGCAACATGCACCAGCGGTGAATGACAGCTGCACGCACGGGCGGCTAGCAGCAGCAACACGCATCAACGACGGCGAGCAACAACAGCACGCAACGTGGAGCAGCAATAGAAGCAGCACACACCAACAGCGGCAAGCTGCCGCAACAACATCACACATCGAGGGCGGCGAGCAGCAGCAACATGCAGCAGCGACGTGCAACAACAGCAACATTTAGTGGCCGTACCAGTAGTAGTACCGGTAGGGGTTGCCAGCGAGGTCACCGGCGAGGCCATGGGAGCTTCAGGTGAGTAGCCGGACGGTCACGAGAAGGTCTTTCCATGAAGAAAAATTATAGTCGGCCGCCTCCAGACAGAGTAAATATATGAAGATTTTTAGGGACGGAGTAACATTTACTCCCTTACGACAGATAAGGGATTGGCTAGGTGCCGGTTAAAGGAGTAAAATCACATTTTTACTCTCTAACTGGTTATAAGGGATCGGTTAGAAATACCCTAAGCAAGAACAAAAGCTATATACTATATTGCTACCACACACTTTGTGGTGTTGATTTGAAGTATGAGATCATCATATCACCATTCTAATTCTAGTTCTAATCTTTAGTTCCCTCATGGAGTGCGGCGTTTCTGCTCCCGGGCTCAAATGAGCCTGGGCAAAATAAATAATCATTaaagatagaaaaaaaattcgaaaaaatccCGAAATTGTTttgcaagcaagatgctcatgtgtGCGTGATGTTCATGCAAAAATTGGTGGAGTTTGGACATTCGAGGAGCGCACAATTAAAAAGACAAAATTTGGCTATGTGAGTAAGGTTATTGTTCACACACTGTTTGGACCGATTTTCTCTCTTTTGCCACGAGCTCCTCAAATGTCCAAAGTGATGAAATTTTGCATGGACATCACGCAGGCGAACATCTTCTATACaaaattttttagtttttttttacatcaagttctctcgttttcccctccaccttggtcgcggtgcgcaacctaagatgacttacacatctagacggagggagtactaaagataAATACACGCGTCACTGCCACCTTTGGGTATCTCCACAGGTTCAAAGCTCAAGCAAAAAAGCTATCCATATACCACAACTTTCTTTTTTTCCATCATTAATTATTCCTTGTACTTCCATTTTTACACCTTAGTGCCTAGAACTGAAACTCAAGCTAATCATATGGTGGCACAACAAGCAATCCCCTCTGTCCGTTTTGCTCATAAGTCAATTAATCTTCGTGACGTACTAGAAAGATAAATCGAGGAAAGAACCTCTCTAGGTCGATCCGTTCTCCTATTTGAAAAATATAAGAAAAATCTATACAACATTGCACAAGCAAGAAAAGAAGCTATATACATACTAGTATAAAAGTCCCCCAAGGCCCTAGGCCATAACACCAGCTAGAACTAGAAGCCACACCGAGTATCACCGACCTGCAGACCACTTTCACTGGCGATGACACTCGAAGAAGAGCTCTCCAAGCTGGCTGCCGATGTAGCGGCCATCTCGCCGGCACCGGTGAGGAAGGCCGTGGATGCACTGGCGCGCAGCagccccgcccgcgccgccgccgatgcCCTAGTCTACCTCTCCGTGGGCACGACCTGCGCGGTCTTCGCGGCCGCCTTCTTCACCATCTTCGCGGACCTGGCCTGCGCCCGCGGCTGGGGCTGCACCCCGGCCTATGTCCTGTCCGAGATAGCGGACTATCTATCCACACCTGTCCTGCTTCTCCTGCCGCCGGCgctcgtgctcttcttcctccGCGCCGCCGGCTGCAGGACCAAGGTACGTGCTCGTCACTCACTCTGCTCCATGGTTCTGCTTCCCGTGATGCTGATGAATTGATTGTGGAATGCGATAGCCGGCGGACGAGGAGAGCCTCATCGTGAAGAATGacgagggggaaacccttctgtcgccGTCGCCGCTGGCCTTGGCAATTCTGTGGCTTTTCATTGGGGCGGCGTCGATGGGAGCCATCTCCTTCCTTCTTTTCAAGTGTGGATATACAGAGATCTCCGACCTTCTCGGCTACGCGGCTCTCTTGTGCACGTTCATGTGGGAAGCCCTCGTCTATGTCCGCGCTGCAGTGGCGCTGTGGAGGATGAATCCCGGGCCAAGCAACATGGTGGCATCGACTGACTAAGGTAAGTGGCATTAATTAAGCTAAGCCGAACATCAACATCTCGCTTCCTCAAAAGTATTTTATCGGAACATAGTGTTTTCTACCAACAAATTGGTACTTCGAAGATGATGCAAGTAATGTTCAAGTCAAATGAGTAGAATGTAGATATCAGTTGGACCTATACATATGCATGTTTGCTATGAAATGAAAGTATAATTGTTGTCATCACGCATCACTCATCACCAAACCACCAATACTAGTCTTACTAAACTGGCGTACAATGGTAGAGATCAATGGAAGAGCAATAATTTTTCTTCTTGATCTTCTAATTTTTGCAGTTAAAGTTTTATTTTGCCTCAACTTGAAATTCCATTAACTCAATGGCCAGGTGCACAAGGTTTGGAGCCGGGCGAAGACGATGATCGAGAGTACTATGTACTGCAGAAGCGCTGCTGTTTATGTTGCTGTTCAGAATAAAGGGATGCACATCAGGACATGCCTGCCGTAGTGTCGTCTGATGTGTACTAGTAATCTATCTTTTTGTTTCTTGACTGGGACACTAGTAGTCTATCTAGTATAACTAGTGTGGTGTCAAGCTTGCTTCAGTTGGTGCTATGGTAGCGCTGATGATGTGACTGAAGCGCTATGGTAGCGTTGATTGGTGGTTACAGTGAACCGGACCTATATCTAACACAGGATTTGTGTTGCTGTTATTTAGCAGTACGTGCCCATACATATGACTGGACGTACGATATGATGCAGAGCCTCCATTCTATGTATGCAATCATAGCATTTTTACCGCCTATAACTTGTCCGCGATTAtaaatactccctctattccacaatgtagtgcttcatcTATCTCCGTGCTTtaattttgaccgtaaatttaactaccaagaccgattgcggcgggagcaaaaattatatcagtgaattcgtattcgaaagaagttttcaattatataatttttctcccgccgcagttggtcttgttggttaaatttatggtcaaagttgaacctcggaaagcgcggacgcactatattttggaatggaaggAGTAGCAGGAATGCACATGGCCTGCCGACTGCAGCAGCCGAATGGCAACTACCTGGGAGCGCATCTATGTCTCGCTTGACACGAGACACATGTGCCTCGCCTCGAGGGTCGCAAGAATGGGGCGGTCCAACAGTCTTCCTTCCTATGCTTCGTTTTGTTTGTTTGTTCCTTTGTCTATTCTAGTTTTTTTGTTCTATTTGTTCCCCCCTTTCCCTTTATAATTTGTTgtattatatatataatattacTTAAATTTTAAAAACTATCACCGCACATCTAACACATGTTCATGAAGTGTAAAAAATGATTCGTGGGTTTTCTGTAGAATATTCGTActattcaaaaaaaatgttcatgacatttAGAAAAATATGTTCATTGTATTTTTTTAATATGTTTATGAAAATGTAAAAAATAAATGTTTAATGTCTGTATCATTCAGAAACTTGTTCATGACATTTATAAAGTGTTTGCATGTTTATTAAATATGTTTCATGAGATTTAAAAATGTTTTTTGAAATGGAAAAATTAGTTCACGTAGTTTTAGAAAAAAGTTCACAACATAAGAGAAAAAATTTGTGCCATTTAAAAAAATATCTCAAGACATAAAGTTGTTTGTGTTTTTTTTAAATGATGAATGTTTTTGAATATATTCAAACATGAGTTTAAAAATATTCagtgtgtattaaaaaatgttcaatgtgcatTTTAAAAACagtcaacatgtatttgaaaaatgtttaatgtTCATTAGAAGAATGTTCAATGTGTAAAAAAATGTGCAACATGTATTCAAATAAAATCTAGAATGAAAAATGAGAAAATGAattaaatgaaaaaggaaaaatgaATAGAAACGAACCTCAAGAAAGCTGAAAGGAAACCGATGAAAACCAacagagaaaacaaaaaaaatatgaagaaaaaataaagaaaaaaactatTTGAAAGGATTTAAAACCGCACCATGTTGGTCTACAGAACCTTCCTAATGCTGCTCTATTGGGCCGACCCACTATAGCAGTCACACAACAAAGCGCAGAGATGAGACGACGTTACATCTCGTAGTAAGTAATATATAGCACCGGTGGTCGATTGCTGATGGAACGGTGGCAATGTCTATTGATGCCACAGAAAGGGCCGAGAGTGTGTTGACCGGGTTTATTTTCATTCTAGATTGACCGGAGGCACAGAATTTAGCAAGCTCTCCCAGGCATCGGAACAGGGGAAAGGTCTACACTACCAAAACATTAGCCTAATAGAAACAAAATACCATGTTGTCTTTGTGGTAAGCTCTCAGCTGCACAATATTAACTACCACATCAACTTAATGCTACACCTTAAATTCTATAGGACATATCTTGCTAGTACGTAATGGGCACGGTATAAATGACTTTCACGTTGTAACACATGGGTCGATCGTCTCCGTGTGCGGTACACGAGGGGAGTACGAGCAAGTGGCGTTAGTTGGACGGATAAAAAAGGAGGGGATAGAAGATGACAGAGCAGCCAAACCGTTGAAAAATAGCACGGCTGCTCGGTGCTGATAGCAATCCTTATAGCAAAGTTACATGTTGGACTCTTTTTTTGTTCAAAcataatatatttttatattaaaATCTATATCTAGCAAAGCTACTAGGCATAAGATAAGTCAAGTAGCAGTTGTGTAATAAATGATAGCCGTAGTAGTAGTTGGTGGAGTTAATGGTTGTGAAAGACAATATGACCATATATAGCACGTAATAATAGTAGTACATGTggtgaaccaacatgtggttgaatggttagagagacagtggtatccccaacctacCCAGTTGCCACTTTACTTATCTCTCTTACTCCATGTCCATCATTTTTTTGCTATATACGTGTATACTGCACCATGCAAATATGTATACTTCGAATGGAGAAACATCCACTTTGCTATAAGGTTTGCTATCACGGTGGTTGTCACAATTGCTGAACAAATGTGCTACACTTCCAAGTTTTAGTTGATTTGTTGTCTCAACCTGCACCACCCTTCTAGGCCCACACTGAGAAGATCGACCCCTTGTGTCATGATGGCGTGTGGCGCTGTTACACTTTGGTCACATGTACTGTTATTGTGACACAGTATATATCACAATATTCTCTTTCACAATATTACCTCCACCATCTAGGGATGACGATGGGTAGGGTATGTGTTGGTATAACCCCATTCTGCCCAAATCCATGCCCAAAGAAATCTTATGGAGGGGCTgaaatttaactcagaagaccaactcgtcaccctattctccttgagctatgaTCTCTTAGTCCTCGCCTAGTTACTCTTAGATCTTCAAGATAGGTTTCTAAGCCTTCACAAACTTGTTCTTCGAAAATCCACAACGACTCTTGACTGCTCTAAACTGACGCCTAACCATTTGAAGATTAGAGTCTTCAAAAGTAACCCGTCTTTGGATCACATGTAATAGATTCTtcaatggtgctcaatcaccttggTTTTTGCATACTCGGTTTTTCTTCACTAGGACTCACTCCTAAGCTTGAAGAGGGTGGATTGCTCTAACGACAATTGTGGAAATTTTGCaccgagcagccaaccaactaatgGTGGTGACGGTTGGCTATTTATAGTCGGGGTCACAACACGAGGCCTCGAAATGATAATTGGATGGCACGGGCCATCCAACCCTCTATAGCCAGCGAAGCAACGGTCGGAAACTTGTACTCACAAATTCATTATGGCTGGAAAACCCAAACTGTTGTTTCCTAACTCTTTAGCGAGGACTAGGGTCCCAAAGAATATCATCTCAAACACTAAAAAAAACTGCTCTACAAGAGATatccaaagtcttcactcgaagaataAGTTGGATTGGGCACACATTTGAAATATTGTCCTAGGATCACTtggaccccccccccctccttaaCAGTACGGATTGCTCTATGACTCGGTGAAGAATAAAAGAAGAATAAAAAGACTAAGTCTTAAAAATCTAGTTCTTCGGCTAATTCTTGACAGTAGGCGCACCTAATTCCTCAATGTTTCCTTCACATTTTTATGGGCCACTTATGACGGTTAAGCAAAATCTTCAGGGACTTCCACATATGTATACACACAAACAAATTCCTTACATGACTGTTAGGGTTCCTTTGTCTCCTGGCGGCGCCTGCGTCTACCTTTTCCACAGAAGGTAGTAGAGTGATATTCAACACTGATGGGCTGAGTGCACGACTGCAGACAcatcagaaaagaattccctatctTATGCTTAAGGCGTCGAATAAACACACACTCCTCTCAAGCGCTAGGCTCCGTAATAGGCCGGCCCATGTAGCACCCACTGAGTTTTCGGAAGTATCCATAAGCTTCTCGATGTTTTATTCTTTCCCATTGTTTTTGCCAGTTTTCACTCGCTTTCTGTTTGGTTTTacaattttccttttctttttaaatttttttgaacaATTTATGAACTTTATAAAAACTTAAGATTTTTTCAGTTATGAATACTTTTGAACTGAATAATATATTTTAAAAGTTCTATACAAAATTAAGTTCATGAACAATTTTGGATTCACTTTTTTTTCCAAATTAGTGAACTTTTTACAAATGTGTGTTCATTTTTTTAATTcataaaaaatatttttaaaatgtgatttTTATTTCATAAACTTTTGTAATGGCCAAAAAGTCGATAGTCAATATTTTTAACTTAGCCAAACAAATGGGAGTGTCGGCAGAGCGAAGCCGAGCAAAGGGATAGGTGGGCTACGGCTCAGTGCCCGCGGTAGCACTATTTGGCGCTAAGAGCTCCAAATAGGAGCACCCCATCACTTCATGAAAGTTTGCTAAAGAATCACTTCATGAAAGTTGTATCTCCCATTCTTGCAAGACAAAAGGACCAGTCGTCTACATAGTCCGTTCTGATGGGCCGTACCAACAACATTGTCTGTGCTTGGTTTTCGGAAGCTTCTGCCTACTTCGGGCAGCCGTTTTGGGAAGATTCTGAccattttttcttttctattttatgggTTTTCTTCCAGGTTTTTATTTACTTCTTAtttcatttctgtttattttattttactttctttttctCCCAAATTCATCAACTTTTTTATCCTTCGGGTTTTTAGTTTACAAATATTTTATTACATGTCAGGATTATTTTAAAAACAAATTGGACGAACATATTATTACATTCATGAACACTTTAAGTGTTATGAAATTTTATTTATTGGCACAAATAATTTTTATattttactccctccatcccataatgtaacaCGTTTTTTGACAATAAACTAGtattaaaaaacgtcttacattatgggacaaatGGACTATGGACGTTTAAAACTGTGCAGTTTTTTTATATTTCATGAACATTGTTATCATGTCTTTAACATATTATTTTAACACATGAACATTTATTTGAATGTAATGAACAATTTTTAAGTGGTTTACATTTTCAAAAGCAAAAAATCATGAGCATATTTTTAAATGTGTGAGCATGTCTTAGATGTCATGAACATGTAAATAGCCGTAGATAAATCCAGCAAGTAACAATCACGGATAAGGTAGGAGGCCAGTGAAATGCAGTAGAATATTACATATTACAGAGTAGAAAGGACGCGCTTTATTAGAGCGTACGCCCACTCATTTATAGGCACATACAGGTAAATAACAATtctgccaaaaaaaagtacaggtaAATAACAGAACACATCCATGCTGTGTTAGATAGGGCCGGTTCAGAGTAACCAACCAAACTAGTACCATTGTTCTTCTGATACTGCATCAGCGCTGAACTAGCATTAACTGAAGCAAGTTTGATAGTACTAGTTATACTAAGTAGATTACTACTACACATCTCTTTATTCAGAACAGCAAGGAAGGTGGTAGGAAGCAGAAGTGCTCCTGCAGTACATCCTACTGTCGATCATCTCTTGGGTCCGGCTCGAAATCTTACACACCTGGCCAGTGAAATGACGAAAATTGTGCCAAGACCGATGGCATTCCAAGTTGAGACCGTAGTACAAAAATTAGTAGATCAATCAGAATTTTTTTAA
This portion of the Triticum dicoccoides isolate Atlit2015 ecotype Zavitan chromosome 7A, WEW_v2.0, whole genome shotgun sequence genome encodes:
- the LOC119332919 gene encoding uncharacterized protein LOC119332919 — translated: MTLEEELSKLAADVAAISPAPVRKAVDALARSSPARAAADALVYLSVGTTCAVFAAAFFTIFADLACARGWGCTPAYVLSEIADYLSTPVLLLLPPALVLFFLRAAGCRTKPADEESLIVKNDEGETLLSPSPLALAILWLFIGAASMGAISFLLFKCGYTEISDLLGYAALLCTFMWEALVYVRAAVALWRMNPGPSNMVASTD